From the genome of Acidihalobacter aeolianus:
GGCCGTGCGCCGTATCGACGATGAGTACGTCCACGCCGGCCTCGACCAACGCCTCGACACGGGCCTCGGTACCCTCGCCCGTGCCCACGGCCGCGCCGGCGCGCAGGCGCCCTTCGCCGTCCTTGCAGGCATTGGGGAAGTCGGTGGATTTCTGGATGTCCTTCACCGTAATCATGCCACGCAGCTGAAAGCTGTCATTGACCACGAGGACCTTTTCGATGCGGTGCTTGTGCAGCAGGCCGCGAATTTCCTCCAGGCCGGATCCTTCGCGCGCGGTAACCAGTCGTTCGCGCGGTGTCATGATATTGCTGACCGGGGCGTCGAGATTCTCTTGGAAACGCATATCGCGGCTGGTAACAATGCCAACCAGATCCTGTCCGTTTACCACGGGGACACCCGAGATGTTGTGCGCACGGGTCAGAGCCTGAAGCTCGCGGATGCTGATGTCCGGGGTCACCGTGATTGGCTGTGTGATCACCCCGCTCTCGTATTTCTTGACCTGACGGACCTGCAGCGCCTGCTGCTCAACCGTCATGTTCTTGTGGATGATCCCGACGCCGCCCTCCTGCGCCAAAGCAATGGCGAGGCGCGCTTCGGTCACGGTATCCATCGCCGCGGAGACCAGCGGGATATTCAGGCTGATCTCACGCGTCAGGCGGGTTTGCAGGGAAACGTCGCGCGGCATAACCTGACTGTGCGCCGGCAGCAACAATACGTCGTCAAAGGTAAGCGCTTCTTGCACGATTCGCATGACGTCACACCCCGGTCTGCTCAATTAAACCGGCCATTATAGATTTCAGGCCGATATAGGTAAACTTCGATTCATCACAGAGCGATTCGAATGAGCGATACAGCCAATCCGGACGAGGTATTCAGTGTTTCCCGACTCAATGCAGCTGCTCGTGAACTGCTTGAAGGCGGGTTTCCGCTGATCTGGGTGGAGGGGGAGATTTCCAACTTCTCGCGCCCATCTTCCGGCCACATCTACTTTACGCTCAAGGATGGGGCCGCCCAAGTGCGGGCTGCCATGTTTCGCAATCGCAATCTCCTGCTGCGCTTCAAACCCGAATCAGGGTTGCAGGTACTGCTCAGAGCACGGGTCACCCTGTACGAAGCCAGGGGCGATTACCAACTGATCGTCGAACACATGGAGGAAGCGGGCGAAGGGGCGTTACGTCGCGCTTTCGAGACCTTGCGTCTCAAGCTAGCAGCTGAGGGTCTCTTCGATGTCGCGCGGAAACGCACGCTGCCCGCCTACCCAGCCTGTATCGGGATCGTCACCTCACCTACGGGGGCTGCATTGCGCGACGTAGTCAGTGTGCTGCGCAGACGCTTTCCCGCGATGAGCGTATTGATCTATCCGGTGATGGTGCAAGGGGACCAGGCGGCACCGGGCATTGTGGCAGCCCTCGACCAAGCCAACCGCGACGCCCGTTGTGACGTAATCTTGCTCACCCGGGGGGGCGGCTCACTGGAGGACCTGTGGGCCTTCAACGAGGAGTCCGTCGCGCGCGCAATCGGGCATTCTGACATACCCGTCGTCAGCGCAGTCGGACATGAAACGGATTTCACCATTGCCGACTTCGCAGCCGACGTACGCGCACCGACACCTTCCGCCGCAGCCGAGCTGATCTCGCCCGACCGCAGCGACCTCCTGCGCCATGTGCAACGTGATGGGATGCGAATGACGCGCGCACTGAATGCTCGACTTGACCAGTTCAGGCAGGAAGTTAATTGGCTGCGCATCCGCCTCTGGCAACGACACCCGCTCAGCCGGTTGCAGCAACTCCAACAGCGGCTCGACGAACTAGAGAGCCGCCTACAGCAGACACAGCGGGCACGTCATCAACGGCTTGCTCAGAGGACTGAGATACTGCACGCACGCCTGAATGCAATGGCGCCCAACAACCGGTTGCCATTGCTGATCATGCGCTTATCGCAGGCAACACGCGGTTTGCATAGCGTAACCAGTCGCCAGATCGAAAAGGCTCAAGGGCGTCTACAGAGCATAGTCCGCACACTGGAGACCGTCAGTCCGCTGGCCACGCTTGGGCGAGGCTACGCGATCCTGTTCGACGAGCAGGGGCGCGTCATCAGCAGATCAGAGCAGGCACCCGTGGCGAGTACCGTCAAGGCTCGGCTCGCTCACGGACGACTTTACTGCCAGGTGCTCACAAGCGAGCCAGAATCCTAAGACACGTCATCCTAAGCCACGCCCCTCTGCAGACAGGTCTGCACCCCCGACAATGTGACCATCGGCGCCAAGCCTGCTGGACCACGCAGCACGCGACAAGGTTTTCCTGGCTCGCCGAGATGATCGAGTACCGCACAGGCCTGGGAGAAATCATGATCCAGTGTGTAGTCGTTCACCGTCACCAGGGTTTGCAGTCCGGAAGCTCGCGAGGAAGCCAACCCATTGGCCGAGTCCTCGACCGCCAGGCACGCTTCTGGAGGCAATCCCAGCTGCGCCATCGCGTAGATGAAAATATCGGGTGCGGGCTTCTTTGCCGGCACGACATCTCCCGCCGCGATGACCTCGAACCAGCCAATAGACGCCTCACCCAGAGTCGAGCGCAACAATGCGGTAACGTTTTCGGGTGTCGTAGTGGTTGCGATGGCGAGTCTCAGCCCGGCCTCCCTCGCCTCACCGAGAAAACGCGCCACACCTGGACGCAAGGGGATATCACCGCGTGCGAGCAACTCGATGTAATGGCGCGTCTTGGCGCGGTGCAGCCCGGCGATAAACTCATCCAGCGGAGAGCCATCCGGCGGTGTGAAATGGGGGCAATGCTGCTTGATGTAATGCGCAATACGCTCCTTGCCCCCCGTGACCTCGAGCAGTTCACCGTAAAGCTCGGGACTCCAATGCCAATCGAGCCCCGCATCCGCAAAACTCAGGTTGAAGGCTGGACGGTGCCCGTCTCGCTCGGTATCCGCCAGGGTGCCATCCACATCGAATATCAGCGCCTTGATGTTCATTGATTACCTTATAGAAGATTTCAAACACATGCCCGGCATCCCTGCCAGGCATGTCCACGGTTTCAGAATTGGTAAAATACACCGGCGAAGGCGCCCTTGAACTTGATGTCACCGTTGGGATCGATCCGGGAATTGCCTACCCGCAACTCCATCACTCGATATCCGGCCTGCAAGCCCAGCCCAATGGGTGTCTCATAGGCCAGACGTGCCTGATAATCGGCAAAGTAATCCGAGCCGTTACCGATATAGCTCCCATCTGCGGCAGCACTCAGTCCGGTAAACGGTAGATTTGCACGCAAGCCTGCGTAAAGCATAGGCACCGCTGCCGTGCCGCTTGCGGAACTGTATTGGTTGCCGCTGCTGATATCCGCACTCAGGCTCATCGCCTTGACATCGAGTCCCAGGCGAAGCTGAACGACATTGTTGATTGGCTGGTAGTAGAAAAGAAAGTCCGTCTGCGTCAATTTGACCTGGCTATTCACCTGCTGATTGGCATTATAGGTTTGCCCACCATAGGTGATGGTGCGCGACAGCACCTGACTGCCGCTGGTATTAATGCGCGAGTACCTGATCTCGACATCGGGCAACACCGGAATCGGATGCTGTATATCGACCCAGGCATACCCCTGGCTCTTACTGCTCAGTCCCAGATCGTTCTTGAGATTGACGTCGCTAGAAGCCTGTCCGCCTGTTGAATAATGGACATAACCACTCGGTTGCTGTGACCACACTCCGGCACCAACGCTCACATCGAAACCGAGCGCGGCATGTGCCGTACCCGCTGTGGCGGTTCCCAATACAATGGCACTCATGACTGCAAATGAATATCGGATTGACATAACTCGAATTCTCCCTGTTGCTCTATTGTTCGTATCGGATTGGGCGCTTGCCCAACTAGGGCATGCCACAGCGGAGGACTACCGCCAGATACTAACACGCGGGAACCTGCCAATTGGATGCACCCTGCTATGGCGCTTGCATGTGATCCATACATCTGCTACTAAGAACGGCTTTTCGAGCTTGGTGTAGAATTGAGCAGTTATATCTCAGCCGGAGTTGACCATGGCCGCTAGCGACCAGAACCCGAACACCCCTGTACGCTCTCCCGTCACGGGTATCGCCCCGTATGATCTAAAGGACGGCGAGGAATACATGAACGACGCGCAGCGCGAGCACTTCCGTACGATTCTGCGCGCCTGGCGCCAGGAACTGATGGAAGAAGTGGACCGCACTGTCGAACACATGAAAAGCGAGGCCGCCAATTTTGCGGATCCAGCCGACCGAGCCACACAGGAAGAGGAGTTCAGCCTCGAACTGCGTACCCGTGATCGCGAACGCAAGCTGTTGAAAAAAATCTCGGAAGCCCTGAACGATATCGATCAGGGTGAATACGGTTACTGCAAATCCTGCGGCGCTGAAATCGGCATCCGTCGACTGGAAGCCAGGCCAACTGCAACATTGTGCATCGAATGCAAGACTCTGCAGGAGATCAAGGAAAAGCAGATGGCGTGAGCGCCCGCGGGGCCGACCCACTCGCTGCGGAGGACTCGCCTGGCCATTCGGCGGAACAGACATCTCCTCCGCAGCCTTCTGCAACGCACTACCGGGGGCGATTTGCCCCCTCGCCTACCGGCCCCCTGCATTTCGGTTCGCTGGCCACAGCCCTGGCGAGTTGCCTCGATGCCCGTTACCATCATGGCACTTGGCTCCTGCGGATCGAAAATATCGACCAGCCACGCGAAGTCCCGGGGGCTGCATCCCTCATCATGCACGATCTCGATCGGCATGGATTCGTCTGGGACGAGCCTGTCGTCTGGCAAAGTGACCGTCTCGACGCCTACGCCGAAGCCCTCGATGAGCTCAAGACAAGTCACCAGGCTTATCCCTGTGCATGCTCACGACGAGATCAAACGTACAGCGCTTCGGGCGCATTAGTCTACCCTGGAAACTGCAGGGGAGGTCTGCCGATCGGCACCACAGCCCGCTCCATACGCATACTGACCGATCACCGCCCAGTTGCCTTCGATGACTGGCTACAAGGACATTATTCACAGGATCTGGAAGCGGAATGCGGCGACTTTGTGATTTTGCGTGCGGACGGTTATTACGCCTATCAGCTGGCAGTCGTCGTTGATGATGCCTGGCAAGGCATCACCCACGTCGTGCGTGGCGTCGATCTGCTCGAATCCACGCCTCGCCAGTTACATCTGCAAAGCTGTCTGAACAAACCCACCCCTAGATATGCGCATCTGCCGATTGCGACCGACCCGCAGGGACTCAAATTGAGCAAATCCACCGGAGCCGCCGATCTCCAGACCCTGCAACCGGGGCAGAATCTCTGGAAGGCACTCAGTTGGCTTCGTCAGAACCCGCCTATGGAGCTATACGGCGAGGCACCGGGTGTGGTGTGGGATTGGGCCATCCAACACTGGAACATCGATTGGCTGCGCGACATAAAAACACAACCTATGGTCAAGAATTCAGGTGGTTAAACTCTGAGGGCACTAGCCTACCCGCACATCCGTCACAGTCGCCATATGCGTATCAGCAGGTATCGCGGCCAGAGCGACCAGGGATACAAGATTGATATCGCCCACCATGACTTCGGCAAGCCCCCCGTCGTGGCGCCACTTAGGCAACGCCAACGAGATGCAGAAATCCTCCGTGGCCTTGGAAATGTATATGCTGGATAAATAGCTCCGCTGACCTCGGCGCAACTCGCGGAAATAAGCTCGATCCGCCCTGTTCATACCGTCCCCACCTCGCTTGATCAGCCCCCGCATGGCAGGATTAAGCCAATTCGCACCTTGCTGTATCCCCCTCGAATCCACTCTGAATACCAATTCAAACACGGGGTGCCGCGCAAACCATTCATCTACCGCAGCTGGTGAGGCATGATCAGGAAAGTCTTCAAGTGCCGACTCCAGAACCTCACGCCAAAGCGCATGGGCCAGTACCCTCGGCCGTTCTGCGATGTTCGGGGGATTACCTTCGGTCACGATGACGCTTCCCAAGCGATCCTTGGCTGAACGTTTAAGTTCGGCCGCCCTAGCACTTGCCATCACGCTGTCGCTCATCGGGCCGCTCTGGCCATTTACGACAACCACAGACAACGTCGCAACCGGATAATACCGGCCGTGCTGTGTTCCGAAATAACCGAGATCCAGATCGCTCTCATCGTAAAGATGAGGGGCCAATTCGTGGAAGCGGTCAATCAACCATTGAATGCGTTTGAACAACCCTGGAGTCTGCGCTGGAGCCACCAATAGGAAGTCATCGCCGCCGATATGTCCGAGTTCCACTTCCGGGAGCCCCTCAAACCCCTTACGCAGAATCTCCGCAAGAACCTTGATCATGGCATCGCCTCTCACGAAGCCGTAGCGATCGTTGAAGGCCTTGAAGTGATCCAGATCCAGATAAACCAATTGCAGCGACTCGTGCCCCGCAAGACGTTGCTCGATGAGACTGCGCAGCACCGGGCCCGTAGGTAACCCACTCAAGGGATGTACGCTTTGCGGCAATCCGATATCGAGCAGGTGATCGAGGACTCCCAGCAAAACCAACGTACCCATGTATCTACCGGAGTCGTCAACGACGACCCATGGTCTTGCTCGGCCACCACTGTCGTACAAGCGGCGCAGGAGACTGTGGGCATTGACGCGGGAACGCAAGCACTGATCGAGAGGACGGGCATGCCGCCCTGCCGTATCCGTGTCCTGGGCAGACAGCACTTGGCGACTGAGGTAACCAACAGGCCTGCCTCCATCCAGCACAATGACATGTTCGAGGCCGCCGTCGCGTCGAAACATCTGTCTTGCGTCGGCTACACTGGCATCGAGTGGGAGAGTTTCGCCAGGACTCATAAAATCACCGAGTCTGACCGACGAGCGCATCTGCCGGTCGCGTACCGAACCGAGCAACGGCAAGGACTGCGGGGATGTCAGGTGGGGCGATGGTGGCGCAAAGTAATACCCCTGCCCATACCCCACGCCAAGGTTACGGCACAACTCCACATCCTCCACATCCTCCAGTCCTTCGGCAACAGTGGCACAACCCAGTCGCTGGGCCATTGATATCAAGGCTTCGAGGACACCAATACGCATGCGGCTGTTATGGGCGCCATGCACCAACGCACGGTCGATTTTTACGAAATCGGGGCGCAGCGCCGCAAGTAGACTCAAGCCGCTATACCCGGACCCGATATCGTCCAGAGCGATTCGAAATCCCATGGCTTTGAGTTCATCGCATGTAGCCGCCAGGGCCTCATGATCATCCACTCGCTCGCTTTCTACGATTTCGATCACCACATCGTGCGGCGTCACACCCAGTGCCTGCATGCGTTTCAGGAAAGGGTGTTCGGTAAAGTTACGCGCGAGGAGGCTGTGTGGCATGGCGTTGATGAACACGGGCATACCCACAGGCATCAGGCTTTGTTTAACGCGCAAGGCACTCGTCTGACAGGCAAGATCCAATTCGATTGAGCGTCCGGCGCGCTTGGCGATGGCGAATGCCTCGCCGCCGTTCAAGCGTTCCCCCGAGTCCAGGCGTATTCGACACAGGGCTTCGTAAGCAAAAATACGCCCACTCTGATTCAGATCCACGATGGGCTGGATATCGCTTGAAATACCAGGGCCTAGATCGAGATTGACCCAGGGATGGTGAATTCTGGCGTGCAGCGCCTCAAGCGGCACGAGGTGACGCATCACCTCGAACACGGTCTGATCGGCCGAGATAGGCATGCAGATAGCCTGCGCAGATGAACGCACGCTCGGTGCAAGTGACCGCAGAAGCTTGTCGAGCAATGGGCCTAATCGATGCGTATCGCATGCAAAGCCCCAAATATCGGAGCTATCGTTTAAACATTCTCCCAACTCGGCCCATAAGGTCGGAGCCGAATCCTCGCCTACACGAATCAGCAAATGCGTATCGCTGTTTAATGTCATCATTAGGTCTCTCCCAGCGAACACCGTTAGCAAGCAATGGGTGTGCCAGGAGAGGTAAAACGATGGCTACAGACTCAATTTACTGAATACGCTCAATAATCACGCATCAAAACGGTGCTTTCGAACCTCACGGTCTGACCAGTTTGCACCTACATCGTGCAAAGGTTGGCGCAACAAAATCCATCCACCAAGGATAAAAAGAATCAATATGGAAAGAATGGAAACCCGCTGGTCGTGAAACATGACGGCGGTCAATCCAATCAGCATCGGACCGATTACTGCGGCGAATTTGCCCAGCATGTTGTAAAAACCAAAAAACTCGCCGGATTTATCTTTAGGTATCAAGCGCGCATAGAGCGCGCGACTCAAACTTTGCACTCCGCCCTGAACCAGGCCTATCACGGCTGCGATAGCATAAAATTCCCACGTACTGTGCATTAGCGATGCCCAGATTGTTGCAGCGGCATATACGGCAATACCGAGCATGATCGCAGTCCGCGTACCGATACGTTCACCCAGATACCCGAACCCAATTGCAGCGGGCACTCCGATCAATTGCGTCAGCAATAATGCAGCGACAAGCTGCTGACTGCTGAAACCCAACGACATGGCGTAGTTGACTGCCATGCGCATCACAGTGTTGACGCCATCGATATACAGCCAGTAAGCCAGCAGAAAACCACCGATCACTCGTAATCGGCGAATTTCTTTGAATGTCTGCACAAACTGCCGCCACCCTGCTTGAGCGACATGCAGTATCCCGTCGCTGGTAGAAGTAGCCCGCACTTCTGTGACACGGAAAAGCAACGGCAAGGTAAAAAGACTCCACCAGATTGCCGCGAGAAGGAAAGACCAGCGAACAACATCCGCCGCATGCTGAAAACCGAAGGTATGTGGCCAAATCGTCATGGCCACGCAAAATGCGAAAAGCCCACCTCCGCCAAGATAACCCAACCCATAACCTAGGGACGATACCCGGTCGTACTCCCGTGGTTGTGCCACACTCACCAGCAATGCGTCGTAAAAAATATTCGCCGCCATATAACCTATGATGCCGCACGCATATAAGGTGGCAGCCGCCAGCCATCGGCCACCGCCCAATTTAAACAGCGCAGCTGTACAGACCACACCCAGAACTGTAAATCCAGCCAGGAATTTTTTCTTTGCATGTCCTCGATCTGCAATTGCGCATTTCGTCGAAGGTGACCGCCGATTTCGGTGAACGTGACCGCTGCTCTCATTGGTTGCGCACTGGAGTGGTTTTTCTATCCTGAGCGGTCACGATCCGTCAACCGGAGCCTGGATCTTGCGCATGGACTCGCCGGTCAGGTTGAGTCGGTGTGAGCCGTGCAGGAGGCGGTCGAGGATAGCGT
Proteins encoded in this window:
- the guaB gene encoding IMP dehydrogenase translates to MRIVQEALTFDDVLLLPAHSQVMPRDVSLQTRLTREISLNIPLVSAAMDTVTEARLAIALAQEGGVGIIHKNMTVEQQALQVRQVKKYESGVITQPITVTPDISIRELQALTRAHNISGVPVVNGQDLVGIVTSRDMRFQENLDAPVSNIMTPRERLVTAREGSGLEEIRGLLHKHRIEKVLVVNDSFQLRGMITVKDIQKSTDFPNACKDGEGRLRAGAAVGTGEGTEARVEALVEAGVDVLIVDTAHGHSQGVIDRVAWVKRNFPALQVIGGNIATGAAASALVEAGADAVKVGIGPGSICTTRIVAGVGVPQISAIDNVYQALKDTDVPLIADGGIRFSGDIAKAIAAGAHCVMIGSMFAGTEEAPGEVELYQGRSYKSYRGMGSLGAMQKGSSDRYFQEVGSAVEKMVPEGIEGRVPYKGPISGIIHQLLGGLRSSMGYVGASDITNMRTRPEFVRVTNAGMRESHVHDVAITKEAPNYRID
- the xseA gene encoding exodeoxyribonuclease VII large subunit, giving the protein MSDTANPDEVFSVSRLNAAARELLEGGFPLIWVEGEISNFSRPSSGHIYFTLKDGAAQVRAAMFRNRNLLLRFKPESGLQVLLRARVTLYEARGDYQLIVEHMEEAGEGALRRAFETLRLKLAAEGLFDVARKRTLPAYPACIGIVTSPTGAALRDVVSVLRRRFPAMSVLIYPVMVQGDQAAPGIVAALDQANRDARCDVILLTRGGGSLEDLWAFNEESVARAIGHSDIPVVSAVGHETDFTIADFAADVRAPTPSAAAELISPDRSDLLRHVQRDGMRMTRALNARLDQFRQEVNWLRIRLWQRHPLSRLQQLQQRLDELESRLQQTQRARHQRLAQRTEILHARLNAMAPNNRLPLLIMRLSQATRGLHSVTSRQIEKAQGRLQSIVRTLETVSPLATLGRGYAILFDEQGRVISRSEQAPVASTVKARLAHGRLYCQVLTSEPES
- a CDS encoding HAD family hydrolase; the encoded protein is MNIKALIFDVDGTLADTERDGHRPAFNLSFADAGLDWHWSPELYGELLEVTGGKERIAHYIKQHCPHFTPPDGSPLDEFIAGLHRAKTRHYIELLARGDIPLRPGVARFLGEAREAGLRLAIATTTTPENVTALLRSTLGEASIGWFEVIAAGDVVPAKKPAPDIFIYAMAQLGLPPEACLAVEDSANGLASSRASGLQTLVTVNDYTLDHDFSQACAVLDHLGEPGKPCRVLRGPAGLAPMVTLSGVQTCLQRGVA
- a CDS encoding TIGR04219 family outer membrane beta-barrel protein produces the protein MSIRYSFAVMSAIVLGTATAGTAHAALGFDVSVGAGVWSQQPSGYVHYSTGGQASSDVNLKNDLGLSSKSQGYAWVDIQHPIPVLPDVEIRYSRINTSGSQVLSRTITYGGQTYNANQQVNSQVKLTQTDFLFYYQPINNVVQLRLGLDVKAMSLSADISSGNQYSSASGTAAVPMLYAGLRANLPFTGLSAAADGSYIGNGSDYFADYQARLAYETPIGLGLQAGYRVMELRVGNSRIDPNGDIKFKGAFAGVFYQF
- the dksA gene encoding RNA polymerase-binding protein DksA, with the translated sequence MAASDQNPNTPVRSPVTGIAPYDLKDGEEYMNDAQREHFRTILRAWRQELMEEVDRTVEHMKSEAANFADPADRATQEEEFSLELRTRDRERKLLKKISEALNDIDQGEYGYCKSCGAEIGIRRLEARPTATLCIECKTLQEIKEKQMA
- the gluQRS gene encoding tRNA glutamyl-Q(34) synthetase GluQRS; amino-acid sequence: MQDSAGDQGKADGVSARGADPLAAEDSPGHSAEQTSPPQPSATHYRGRFAPSPTGPLHFGSLATALASCLDARYHHGTWLLRIENIDQPREVPGAASLIMHDLDRHGFVWDEPVVWQSDRLDAYAEALDELKTSHQAYPCACSRRDQTYSASGALVYPGNCRGGLPIGTTARSIRILTDHRPVAFDDWLQGHYSQDLEAECGDFVILRADGYYAYQLAVVVDDAWQGITHVVRGVDLLESTPRQLHLQSCLNKPTPRYAHLPIATDPQGLKLSKSTGAADLQTLQPGQNLWKALSWLRQNPPMELYGEAPGVVWDWAIQHWNIDWLRDIKTQPMVKNSGG
- a CDS encoding EAL domain-containing protein; this translates as MMTLNSDTHLLIRVGEDSAPTLWAELGECLNDSSDIWGFACDTHRLGPLLDKLLRSLAPSVRSSAQAICMPISADQTVFEVMRHLVPLEALHARIHHPWVNLDLGPGISSDIQPIVDLNQSGRIFAYEALCRIRLDSGERLNGGEAFAIAKRAGRSIELDLACQTSALRVKQSLMPVGMPVFINAMPHSLLARNFTEHPFLKRMQALGVTPHDVVIEIVESERVDDHEALAATCDELKAMGFRIALDDIGSGYSGLSLLAALRPDFVKIDRALVHGAHNSRMRIGVLEALISMAQRLGCATVAEGLEDVEDVELCRNLGVGYGQGYYFAPPSPHLTSPQSLPLLGSVRDRQMRSSVRLGDFMSPGETLPLDASVADARQMFRRDGGLEHVIVLDGGRPVGYLSRQVLSAQDTDTAGRHARPLDQCLRSRVNAHSLLRRLYDSGGRARPWVVVDDSGRYMGTLVLLGVLDHLLDIGLPQSVHPLSGLPTGPVLRSLIEQRLAGHESLQLVYLDLDHFKAFNDRYGFVRGDAMIKVLAEILRKGFEGLPEVELGHIGGDDFLLVAPAQTPGLFKRIQWLIDRFHELAPHLYDESDLDLGYFGTQHGRYYPVATLSVVVVNGQSGPMSDSVMASARAAELKRSAKDRLGSVIVTEGNPPNIAERPRVLAHALWREVLESALEDFPDHASPAAVDEWFARHPVFELVFRVDSRGIQQGANWLNPAMRGLIKRGGDGMNRADRAYFRELRRGQRSYLSSIYISKATEDFCISLALPKWRHDGGLAEVMVGDINLVSLVALAAIPADTHMATVTDVRVG
- a CDS encoding MFS transporter, translated to MEKPLQCATNESSGHVHRNRRSPSTKCAIADRGHAKKKFLAGFTVLGVVCTAALFKLGGGRWLAAATLYACGIIGYMAANIFYDALLVSVAQPREYDRVSSLGYGLGYLGGGGLFAFCVAMTIWPHTFGFQHAADVVRWSFLLAAIWWSLFTLPLLFRVTEVRATSTSDGILHVAQAGWRQFVQTFKEIRRLRVIGGFLLAYWLYIDGVNTVMRMAVNYAMSLGFSSQQLVAALLLTQLIGVPAAIGFGYLGERIGTRTAIMLGIAVYAAATIWASLMHSTWEFYAIAAVIGLVQGGVQSLSRALYARLIPKDKSGEFFGFYNMLGKFAAVIGPMLIGLTAVMFHDQRVSILSILILFILGGWILLRQPLHDVGANWSDREVRKHRFDA